Genomic window (Equus asinus isolate D_3611 breed Donkey chromosome 13, EquAss-T2T_v2, whole genome shotgun sequence):
CTCTCCTCCACTCCTCATCCTCTCCCATCTTCAGTGCATCCCTGAGTTAGTAAGCTGCTCTTCTGTCTGGAACAACCACTCCACACCTCTTCTGCCTcatgatcttttattttattttttatttttttgctgaggaagattgaccctgagctaacatcttttgccaatcttcctctctttctgcttgaagaagattagtcccaagctaagatctgtgccaattttcctccactttagatgtgggatacctccacagcatggctggtgggtggagtaagtccatgcccaggatctgacccatgaacccgggctgctggaGGGGAgtacgccgaacttaaccactatgccacggggctggccccctcatcaTCTTTTACTGCTTAGCCTGGGTAGCTCGGAGGCTTTCCAGAACCATCCCTCACCCTGACACTGAGTCAGCAAGTCCAGGTTTTAGTTACTCTTTCTGTGTGCTTCCCTGGCATGCTGCTCACATCTCAGTCTCAGCAGAAATCACATGGCATTATAATTATATTCATACAATATAGAGAGAACACATGTATTGTGATTATAATAacttgtctgtctccttcacCAGATTTGAGAGAAACTTGAGGGCACTTCAggtaataacttttttttttttagtatttatacTCCTCGCATGGATatggagcctggcacagaggaagcactcaagaaatattggccaaattatgttaagcgaaataagtcagtcagagaaagacgaactctatatgactccactcataggtggaaattagtatattgagaaggagatctgatcggtggttaccagggaaaagggggggtggggggagggtacggagggggaagtggtgtacccacaacatgactaacaaaaatgtacaactgaaatctcacatggttgtaatctatcataacattaataaaaaaaaaaagaaaaaaaaaagaaatattgaccAAGTGAATAATAAATGGACTACATCCCCTGTTGACACTATCCTAGGTCGTGTCCCATCTACCCCATGGCTTCCAAGTTCTGTTCATTCAACGTTGAGCTACTAATAAGCCTGTGGGATCCCCTGAGAAACCCCTGGGTGGAGAGACTGACAGACATACTGAGGACATTTAAAAACAGGTCATTTAAAGGcattgtgtctttatatttatattatacacaTAAATGTactgtatttgtatatatgtattggATAGATGTACAcattacatatataatacatatgcaTCATCTTTCTAAGGTTGGGAAAAGGATAATCCACTCAAGGTAAAATTAAGTAGGTTGGTGAAATGAAGTAATAGATTAAATCATGTTTAATCAGAGTTTTAGCTCTAGTTCCCAGCCTATCACCTGAAAAGTATTGGCATTCTAGTGATTGCTGGGGTAGAACTTCCGTGCCGACCTGGTGGCCAGGAGAGATATATCCCCACTGTCCTGCTGCTGCAGTTGACCACTGTAACATCTCTCTAAGGGAAGATGAAGCCAAAATTGGTAGACACACTAAACGATCCTGACCTTAGAATTGAATACTTGCCACTTTTAATCTATGAACCAATATATCCTTCTCTTTTACAATTGGATGTGATAATTTTGTTaaagagttttacatttttcatttctcttgcacaTTTTAAGTTAATGTCATAACTGTGTTCATTAAGCTTCTGGCTCTATTAGCATTGGAGGCTCTGTGATGTGGTAGAAAGAAGTGAGCTTTAAAGTCAGACGTACAAGGAGCTGAATTCTGGTTTTCTTAGCAACTAACTTTATGACTTTGAGAATGTTGAATAACTGTTAAAGCTTCATTTTTCTTATCGATTAGGGCTGTTTTAAGGATTACAAGAGTTAACGCATGGATTTACCTAGCAAAGTGTAGGTAAATAAATGTTGGCTTACCCCAAAATTGTATTTGTCTGacgaagaggagaagagaaggtgaGCATAAAAGATAACCAACTTAAAGTTAGCAAACCATGTTAGTAAGCTAGTTCCACTCATTCCTctaatagattctttttttttgctgaggaagacctgcCTCTAACTAACATCCACTGcaaatcatcctctttttttgcttgaggaagattggccctgagccaatatccatgccaatccttctctattttttgtatgttggacCCCTCCACAACATGACTGGTGAGTGGAGcagtccgtgcccgggatctgaacctgcgaacaaAATGGAGTATGTggaagcttaaccactcagccatgggaccggaCCCTAGTagattcttttttgaaaaattaaaaaacgtCGTCTtatctttacctttttttaaatgaaaaaaatataccaaaacCTCTAACATAAACAAAGAACACATCTTGCCAGAGAAACAAAGTTTATTGGAAAACTCatcaagaaatttttttctctatgaaaATGCCCAATACAAGAAATGGGATCCAAGAAGAAATATGACCAAGAAAATATAGTCTAAGGTCTTATAGATTACAATAGTAGTTTGATAATAGATGACATTCACTTGCCCAAATGAACCAAATGGTTATTCAGCCAAATAACCATAaaaaatttcttgattttctttccatTAGAATGAAAGCTAGGTTTTCCATATCTGGAACCTCTGGGCTGTCTCAATATCAGATGAACTGCTGAGGCAAGTGAATCCTGAATAGACAGCTTCTGGGTTCTTCATGGTCAGGCAGTGAACAAAGCAGCCATCGGTCAGCAGCATCTTGGGATGCAGGGCTCGCAGCTGGGCTGGGTGAAGGTTGTGAGGTTGAGGGTctccaggcctggggtgggctgGGAGGAGTTGAGCAGGAAGCAGGTGGGCACACAGGGCTGAGGAATGTGGCAAGGTGGGGGACAGTTGTCACAGCAGGTTGGCTCCAGTAACCAAACGGTGTGTGGGCAGGTGCTGGGCAGGCAGACTCCACACCGGCAGCATCTGTCAGAGGAGCAGATGGTGGTGGCGGGGCCGGTGGGGACACTGCAGCAGCGGGGAGCACAGCAAACCATGGCAGTGGGAATCTGGTTTGCTTTTGGTTTCTTGGAAGGAAAGATGAGGTTTCTGAGATGCAAATGTCTCCTCTTGCTTTGGGGCTCTTATATACTCTCCCCATTGGATGTTGGTCCAACCAGAAggcttcctttcatttttgtttatggcACCCTTTTTCACTAAGATTCTCTAACCAGTTTGGTATTTACTTGTTCATTAGAGCTCCTGCCCTTATTAAAGTAACCATGTTTTTGACTCATTGACATGTCATAAGATGACTTTATCTTTACAAGGTCCTGGAATGAACCTTTCACAAAGTATGGATAATCAGTCCAAGCGACGATTCAGCTATAGTTTCAGAAGCTaaattcttatccttgtttttttcctcttaatttaaaataatatgcataacgtgatttttaattactaatttctGAACACGCAACTCAAATGATTAATTGGATCATTTTCTACTCAATAAAGTCAACAAGGACATGACTACTTATAGATGAATGTTGTATGTGACTACGTGCATCTCAGGCATATTTGCCTTATTTATTGATGATATAATTCAGGCTCTATTGTGCAAGCAAGGTGGCCAGactaaaataagatgaaaactcttgtcattattttaaataaatgtattgtgAGTTTCCAAAGGTTTTATTActctatgagtttgtttgttgAGAAACTTTGTTTCTCACAGTTACGCCAATCTTGTGGCGAGTCAAAGTGTAAATTCACTGGAAGGAAATCTCCACCCAGTTGGTGTCTTTTGTTAAATGcaccattaaaagaaaatcacctcaattttctttcattttcacacGAAtgatatatttactttaaaataaggtaaaacaggaactcaaaggagaaatcatAAGATTCACAAAATAACAGTTGGTTCTAGACAGGGATCCAACGTGATTTAGAACTATGGCATTCATAGAAATCACTTTTTTTTGCTGACTTACCCTCCACTTTGcatctttgtttgttttcatatcttggatCTTCAATCAGGTTGTAAACTCCTTTGAGGAATGCCTGATACAACATTCTTCACCTCAGTTGACCTTGTTGCCTTACTGGAGGTTGGCAGATGAGAAAGTTGGGCCAAATAATTGGAGAGTGGTAATATTCTATGGTTCCAACATTAGCATACTTTGTCACGATCAGCATAAAACTATTCAGATAGTAGAATCTAAATTGCATAATCTGTTGGAGGACACATGGTTGTTGAATAAACACAAAGTACAGATTCTTTGGTGGGCTGTTTCTGAGGAGACATTGCTACAAAACCAATTTGGCCTTTTAAAGGAGAAGAACGCACTGCTCAAACAAATCAGTGGAAAATCGTAAATGTCATCGATGAGTAAGCCTCACGCAGTGTACAAGAAGAAGAACTTGTTAGTGCAGTTGGTAtggtttttgtttaaatattgatatttatcCTAATGTGCATCAAGTAAAAATGAAGGTCGGCATCTCCTCGGTACCTTACACATTGGTGACCATGATCACGTTGTCCATGTCACGGTGACCATGATCATGCTCTTTTGTCCTCAATTCTCTACTTCTCAAACCCTACTCATCCCTCAAGCATCAGCTTAACTCTGTCCTTCATAAAGAAACTTTAGATCGCTCCTCTagatgttttcattcttttctctgctcTCACAGAGTGTACTGTGTATCTTTTAATTTGGACCTCATTTCATTCCGCTATATATCATAGTTTATCATTTGTATTTGTCTTCCTCACTCCAATGCCAACTCCTTGAAAGTGAGAATCATGTCTTAGTCTTTGTCTCTGTCAAGCACCCAGGACAACACGTGGAGCATAGTAAgtacttgataaatgtttattgaattggaTTAAATTACAGATTAGAATGGaaaaaagtatgtatttattttcagaatagtcccttataataataataacccttTACATTAGCAGAGTGATTAATTTCCTTTGTGAAGTGCTTTAGGGGTGTCAAAACAGTTTTACATTCAAAGCTTCACCTAAATGAGACAATGAAAAAATATGGCTCCCCTCAGTCTTTGGGGTCCCTTCTATGAGTGTGCTGATCTCCAACTGCCAGCTTCTCAGCCTCTTTAAGAACGTATGTGAGTTACTtaaagaagcagggaaaaaattaaaattaaaagtagggGCTGACCTCGTAACTTAAAATGATTCCAAGCTTAGagcttaatatattttattatccattatattacattaatatattttattttctctaagttGTGAGGCCTCTTTTTGGCTATGAGATTTGTGTTGATGTCATCAGAAAGTGTAATTCTGCTGGACATATTTACAGGTTCATGACGCTTGCGTGTGTCAAGAGTCGTTGGGTAATTATAGAATTAAGCGTCGAGACAGTACATGGTTTGCGGAGCAGTGCTGTTTATTTAGTCTTAAAATAAGGAGTTCCATGATAGCATTTTTTTCCACTTCTCGTTTGAAATCGTTGTTTAGAACATAGAAAGAACACTTCTGCAAAACTGGAGGCACAGGGCCAGAGCATTTTCTTCCAGGGTGTCTAATTAAAGGCCATTTGCTGAGCAGCCCTTAAAGACTATTGCAGCCCCTCAGGGCAAGGTGAGCAAGCTCTTTGAAACCTCTTTAGCTAGCAGCAAGGTGCTTCACACTCACAGGGCTGGACGCAAGTTGTGACAGAGATCCGGCTCAGGTTTGGAGTAGGGTGGCAGCTGTTGAGCAGCCAACAAGATGGCACGTAGGAGTCAGGCACGCAACAGGGTGGGGGGCAGGCATCACAGCAGGTGGGCTGAAGGAGGCTGATCTCGTGTGGGCAGGTGCTCGGCAGGCAGACTCCACATTGACAGCATACCCTAGAGGAGCAGATGGTGGCAGCAGGGCCAGTGGGGATGGTGCAGCATCCTTGGAGACAAGAATCACAGCAAGACATAGTGACAGTGATCAGGTAGATTTTTGTTGCAAAGGAAGATTTTCTTCTACAAAGTTGTCCTCTGTGGGTCTTTTATATCCTCCTGTCTCAGAGAACATGGCTTCCATCCATCAGAATGTTTCCTTGTTGTTGTTTGTATAACCCCATACAAATAACTCACTTCTTATTTATCAGCCACAGGATGAGCTCTTCTTCAGTTTTGTTTGGTTGTGTTGCTACATTCAAACTTGCTTCCTGTTGCAGTTTCAAAATGGTGTCAGTGTAGGTTCTCCACTTAATCATGGGTAGACACATCAGTATCTACCCtgactttcctcttctttacCAACCAGAGTTTGTTCTTACAAGTCATCACTGCTGAGTGTTAAGAATCaagggtgaggggctggccccgtggctgagtggttaagttcgcaactctgcttcggcggcgcagggttttgccggttcaaatcctgggcacggacatggcactgctcatcaagccatgctgaggcggcatcccacatgccacaactagaaggacccacaactaaaatatacatagctctgtaccagggagctttgggagaaaaagaaaaaataaaatctttttttaaaaaaaggaatcaagGGTGATTTCCCAAATTTGGGGAAAATCATAATCGCCTACCATAGTGTT
Coding sequences:
- the LOC106826500 gene encoding keratin-associated protein 3-3 codes for the protein MVCCAPRCCSVPTGPATTICSSDRCCRCGVCLPSTCPHTVWLLEPTCCDNCPPPCHIPQPCVPTCFLLNSSQPTPGLETLNLTTFTQPSCEPCIPRCC
- the LOC106826498 gene encoding keratin-associated protein 3-1-like; this encodes MSCCDSCLQGCCTIPTGPAATICSSRVCCQCGVCLPSTCPHEISLLQPTCCDACPPPCCVPDSYVPSCWLLNSCHPTPNLSRISVTTCVQPCECEAPCC